The proteins below are encoded in one region of Periplaneta americana isolate PAMFEO1 chromosome 11, P.americana_PAMFEO1_priV1, whole genome shotgun sequence:
- the LOC138709169 gene encoding uncharacterized protein isoform X2, whose amino-acid sequence MDGIAPLPHRHNNTDEAGFRDGAAAGRDAVFQKGFDKGYSEGYRAALSLGYLKGALSIMHHHTEESDPAIKPLLNTNLQRTSRGMCQLCAVQKNSNVRTEENEFSKADLCDIINQQATCVQQEIDRIRKDTSQLSDWNVVMMGRNEKT is encoded by the exons atggatggcatcgctccactcccccatcgccataacaacacagacgaa GCTGGCTTTCGAGATGGTGCTGCAGCTGGTCGGGATGCAGTTTTTCAGAAGGGCTTTGATAAGGGATATTCTGAAGGATACCGAGCCGCATTATCATTAGGATATTTAAAAGGTGCCCTAAG CATTATGCATCATCACACTGAAGAATCAGATCCTGCAATTAAACCCTTGTTAAATACCAATCTGCAAAGAACTTCTCGTGGCATGTGTCAATTATGTGCAGTTCAGAAAAACTCTAACGTAAGAACTGAAGAAAATGAATTCAGCAAAGCAGATCTGTGTGACATAATTAACCAGCAAGCAACTTGTGTACAACAAGAGATTGATAGGATACGAAAGGATACTTCCCAGCTAAGTGATTGGAATGTGGTAATGATGGGAAGAAATGAGAAAACATGA